The genomic DNA CCCTGGTGCCCCCGGCTGAAGCGCTGGACCGCCTGAAAACCATGCTGGGAACCGAAGCCGGGCTGCTGGAGGATCTTGGGGAAAATCCCCTGCCCCACTCCCTGGAATTTCGCCTGGTGGGGGGCCATCACTCCGCTGCCCAGGCGCTCGCCAACCGTCTGGCTGAATTAAACGGGGTAGAAGCAGTCTCCTATGACCGGCAATGGGCCGACCGTCTCTCCTCCTTGATCCGGGTGTTTCGCTTTACCGGGCTGTGTCTTTCGTTTTTGCTGCTGTCGGCGGTGGCATTGATCATCTCCAACACCATCAAACTCACCATCATCGCCCGACGGGAAGAGGTCGAGGTGATGCGTTTTATGGGGGCTACGGACTCCTTCATCAAGACCCCCTTTATTTATGAAGGGATCATCCAGGGCTTTTTGGGGGGAGCCGGGGCCTTGGGGTTGACCTCCCTGCTCTATATCGGGGCCAAGGGGGCGGCGCTCGATCTGGGCCGCGCTTTTGGCACACAACTACACCTTCACCATCTGCCCATCACTCAATT from Magnetococcales bacterium includes the following:
- a CDS encoding ABC transporter permease, with amino-acid sequence MIRNTPKSNKRSATRVSRNKPVRQRDRSHIPRDNRPLNRPRPAGSSKPSETPAAFKLRGRALKRAWRQFHEGSLSHWITTMVIALSLTIYGVFALILANANTALESWQGENMVTVFFQENLPSEGMIEIQEALSREPMVEGLTLVPPAEALDRLKTMLGTEAGLLEDLGENPLPHSLEFRLVGGHHSAAQALANRLAELNGVEAVSYDRQWADRLSSLIRVFRFTGLCLSFLLLSAVALIISNTIKLTIIARREEVEVMRFMGATDSFIKTPFIYEGIIQGFLGGAGALGLTSLLYIGAKGAALDLGRAFGTQLHLHHLPITQFGIILGLGVLLGLTGAMISVSRFLEV